A stretch of Aureispira sp. CCB-E DNA encodes these proteins:
- a CDS encoding PorP/SprF family type IX secretion system membrane protein encodes MKILTSVCLLFIVGFCTSSSQAQDVRFTMFDMAPLELNPAHTGYYAGTFRIGGIYRTQWAGLSISQAPSIDNTSSSFSGFQTPSAYIDVPFAIRNKKGKPLRNWAGVGISFYYDAVGNLSNLAASLSLSYHLGLGKKGNTILSFAAKGGILQRRLSGDFTFEDQLVNGGNATTDPLGMSLGNATKTLPDFSGGLMLSHRGRRFGFEAGVSLNHFTNPNYSFMTPQTNEDGEARLPMTTISNLIFRIALTKKGNLFLKPLFFFQNTINTTGQGEGLSAFEFNGQLLLGIHFNDMQDITLYLGGGYRASGDAVARIGLDIKGLKFGFAYDINTAAQGLNYQAFSNNNRGMAFEVALSYVAKIYKVPVIDDILFCPRF; translated from the coding sequence ATGAAAATTTTAACGAGTGTATGCCTGCTTTTTATAGTAGGTTTTTGTACATCCAGTAGCCAAGCTCAAGACGTTCGTTTTACGATGTTTGACATGGCTCCACTAGAGCTAAATCCTGCACATACAGGATATTATGCAGGTACTTTTAGAATAGGTGGTATATATAGAACTCAATGGGCAGGATTGTCTATTTCTCAAGCTCCATCTATTGATAATACTTCCTCAAGCTTTTCAGGATTCCAAACGCCATCTGCTTATATTGACGTTCCTTTTGCTATTCGTAATAAAAAAGGCAAGCCACTTAGAAATTGGGCAGGTGTTGGTATTTCTTTTTATTATGATGCCGTAGGAAACCTTTCTAACTTAGCTGCTAGTTTGTCTTTGTCTTATCACTTGGGCTTGGGCAAAAAAGGAAATACAATCTTATCTTTTGCTGCCAAAGGTGGTATCTTACAACGTAGACTTTCTGGAGATTTTACATTTGAAGATCAGTTGGTTAATGGTGGTAATGCTACGACTGACCCATTGGGCATGTCTTTAGGAAATGCTACTAAAACATTGCCTGATTTTTCTGGTGGTTTGATGTTGAGCCATAGAGGTAGACGTTTTGGTTTTGAGGCAGGAGTGTCTTTGAATCATTTTACGAATCCTAATTATAGCTTTATGACACCTCAAACAAATGAGGATGGTGAAGCAAGATTACCAATGACTACTATTTCTAATTTGATTTTTAGAATTGCATTAACTAAAAAAGGTAACTTGTTCTTGAAACCTTTGTTCTTCTTCCAAAATACAATCAATACAACTGGTCAAGGAGAAGGTTTGAGCGCATTTGAATTCAACGGGCAGTTATTGTTAGGGATTCACTTCAACGATATGCAAGATATTACATTATATTTGGGAGGTGGTTACCGTGCTAGTGGTGATGCTGTTGCTCGTATAGGTTTAGATATTAAAGGACTAAAATTTGGTTTTGCATATGATATCAATACAGCTGCACAAGGTTTGAACTATCAAGCATTTAGTAATAATAACAGAGGTATGGCATTTGAAGTAGCATTGTCTTATGTTGCTAAAATTTACAAAGTACCTGTTATTGATGATATCTTATTCTGTCCTCGTTTTTAA
- a CDS encoding OmpA family protein — protein MKLNNILVIIALLFVGQAAFAQPTNNNLTSEMKENIGDEERNKKNTYTALEWYIRAYEADNNDGAAIYKIASTNEMLRDYKAAAEWYQKLVALNKKDEFPLSRYEHAVVMKMTGDYDNCIPEFEAFIKEYPSDAPKADYYKKMAQIHIDGAKWAKNNMEPTEELIIENAGPNVNSLSTEGGAFPLGRDEIIYASLRADTIIVKEEGEDYEHAKIYIAKSEGDGKWGEAKEFNADVLQKEGLHVVEPAFNDDQTKFYFVRAELIGNQLENSRIYVADYADGTVSNPKLLDFNSSSYSCQDPAFATWDGKDYLLFTSNMEGGKGGMDIWYAEINEDGTTKEPLNLEAVNTIGDDLTPFFDERNNTLYFSSDGHPGFGGWDIFRTERAADGSMGKVVNMGAGFNTYVDDFSFTVNKVGKDDCYAYILSNRPGTMSMKSETCCDDIFSVIMPERCDIIMDVAVMDEATGEPMIGATVQLIDKETGKVVDEQSNTEGNDYTFSLDMGKKYDIVAKKDGVEGSKESVDATKEALTAAGLDITKPMEITKEVKIKELGLMVQAFDKKTNAALDGVTVIIYEASSGKEVKQLTKGTGNEFAFVVPRDKDYKIFANREGYIADTRVVAQKDLGMVQKMYLTPPPVFYNVYFSFNKSNIRQGAADTLDMVLATLKDNPEMIVEVRGHTDALGSDQYNISLSDRRSNATIAYLVKKGIDKNRLQPKALGEQQPAADNTKTDGSDNPEGRALNRRVEFKIVNGTLGINGAPEKKN, from the coding sequence ATGAAACTTAATAATATATTAGTAATTATTGCTTTACTATTTGTTGGTCAAGCTGCATTTGCTCAACCAACAAATAATAACTTAACCTCCGAAATGAAGGAAAATATCGGAGATGAAGAACGCAATAAAAAGAATACCTACACTGCTTTAGAATGGTATATACGTGCTTATGAAGCAGATAACAATGATGGTGCTGCTATTTACAAAATAGCTTCCACCAATGAAATGTTGAGAGACTACAAAGCTGCTGCTGAATGGTACCAAAAATTAGTTGCTCTAAATAAAAAAGATGAATTTCCATTGAGTCGTTATGAGCATGCTGTTGTTATGAAAATGACAGGAGATTATGACAACTGTATTCCAGAGTTTGAAGCCTTTATCAAAGAGTATCCATCAGATGCGCCAAAGGCAGATTACTACAAAAAAATGGCTCAAATCCACATCGATGGTGCTAAATGGGCTAAAAATAACATGGAACCAACAGAGGAATTAATTATTGAAAATGCTGGTCCTAACGTTAACTCTTTGTCTACAGAAGGTGGGGCTTTCCCATTGGGACGTGATGAAATTATCTATGCTTCTTTGCGTGCAGATACAATTATTGTAAAAGAAGAAGGTGAGGATTATGAGCATGCTAAAATTTATATCGCTAAATCAGAAGGCGATGGCAAATGGGGAGAAGCAAAAGAATTTAATGCTGATGTTCTTCAAAAAGAAGGATTGCATGTTGTTGAACCAGCTTTTAACGATGATCAAACTAAGTTTTATTTTGTACGTGCTGAGTTGATTGGTAATCAATTGGAAAACAGCCGTATCTATGTAGCTGATTATGCAGATGGTACTGTTAGCAACCCTAAATTGCTAGATTTTAACTCTAGTTCTTACTCTTGTCAAGATCCTGCTTTTGCAACATGGGATGGAAAAGATTACTTGTTGTTTACTTCTAACATGGAAGGTGGTAAAGGTGGTATGGATATCTGGTATGCTGAGATCAATGAAGATGGTACGACTAAAGAGCCATTAAACTTGGAAGCAGTTAATACAATTGGAGATGATTTAACACCGTTCTTTGACGAAAGAAACAATACATTGTACTTTAGTTCAGATGGACACCCTGGTTTTGGTGGATGGGATATTTTCCGTACAGAGCGTGCTGCTGATGGTTCTATGGGAAAAGTTGTTAACATGGGTGCTGGTTTTAATACTTATGTAGATGACTTTAGTTTTACAGTGAACAAAGTAGGAAAAGATGATTGTTATGCTTATATCTTGTCTAACCGTCCTGGTACTATGTCCATGAAAAGCGAAACTTGTTGTGATGATATTTTCTCTGTAATTATGCCAGAGCGTTGTGATATTATTATGGATGTTGCGGTAATGGATGAAGCAACAGGAGAGCCAATGATTGGTGCAACTGTTCAGTTGATTGATAAAGAAACTGGTAAAGTTGTAGATGAGCAAAGTAATACAGAAGGAAACGATTATACGTTTAGCCTTGATATGGGGAAAAAGTATGATATCGTCGCTAAAAAAGATGGCGTAGAGGGTAGCAAAGAAAGTGTTGATGCGACTAAAGAAGCATTGACTGCTGCAGGTCTAGATATTACTAAACCAATGGAGATTACTAAAGAAGTTAAAATCAAAGAACTTGGTTTGATGGTTCAAGCATTTGACAAGAAAACCAATGCTGCTTTAGATGGCGTTACCGTAATTATTTACGAAGCTTCTTCTGGTAAAGAAGTAAAACAATTGACAAAAGGAACAGGAAATGAATTTGCTTTCGTTGTGCCAAGAGATAAAGATTACAAAATTTTTGCAAATCGTGAAGGTTATATTGCTGACACAAGAGTTGTAGCGCAAAAAGATTTGGGAATGGTACAAAAAATGTATTTGACGCCTCCTCCTGTATTCTACAATGTTTATTTCTCTTTCAATAAATCAAATATCCGTCAAGGTGCTGCTGATACTTTGGATATGGTATTGGCTACTTTAAAAGACAATCCTGAAATGATCGTTGAAGTAAGAGGTCATACAGATGCTTTGGGATCTGATCAATACAATATCAGCTTGTCTGACAGACGTTCTAATGCGACAATTGCTTACTTGGTTAAAAAAGGAATTGACAAAAACCGTTTGCAACCAAAAGCTTTAGGTGAACAACAACCTGCTGCTGATAATACTAAAACAGATGGTTCTGATAATCCTGAAGGACGTGCACTTAACCGTCGTGTAGAATTCAAAATTGTGAATGGAACATTGGGCATCAACGGAGCCCCTGAAAAAAAAAACTAA
- a CDS encoding DUF1573 domain-containing protein, whose protein sequence is MAFDEPVMKIGPVKFGDVEEYTVEFTNTGKNDFKVFHLEGGCICTEPIDWSRGAIKPGEKGFVKFKFDSSQAKVDPAYSSSLNIYGNVPDDMIIYDIEANVTK, encoded by the coding sequence TTGGCTTTTGACGAACCAGTTATGAAGATCGGACCTGTGAAATTTGGTGATGTAGAAGAATACACTGTTGAATTTACGAATACTGGAAAAAATGATTTTAAAGTATTTCACTTAGAAGGTGGTTGTATTTGTACAGAGCCAATTGATTGGTCAAGAGGAGCAATCAAACCAGGAGAAAAAGGGTTTGTGAAATTCAAATTTGATTCTTCACAAGCTAAAGTTGATCCAGCATACTCGTCAAGTTTGAATATCTATGGAAATGTTCCTGATGATATGATTATTTACGATATTGAAGCAAACGTTACCAAATAA